From Deinococcus aquaticus, one genomic window encodes:
- a CDS encoding cation acetate symporter, translated as MTFLLAAIIVAITLGVTFWASGRNTSAGDFYVAGGRISATQNGIAIAGDYMSAASFLGITGLIALNGYDGFMYSVGWFIAYLTVLFIVAEPLRNLGKYTLADMLVYRLKDPRVRTYAAVSTIVISTFYMIAQVVGAGSLISLLSKGAISADVAIPLVGVLMIIYVVVGGMLATTWVQIIKALLLMFATIVMTVLILNRFGWSFSNLLGQVEAKNGAEFLGAGVKYKNPIDLISLCLALVLGTAGLPHILVRFFTVPTAQDARKSVVWAMVLIGAFYVMTAFMGNAANVLLGKDAIEAANKAGNMAAPLLAQALFGGEGTVGGEFGLAFVTAVAFATILAVVAGLTISASTSFTHDIYNGVLKGGQASEKDQFRVARLATVAVGIVAIILGLLAKTQNVAFLVALAFALAASANLPVILFTLFWRKFNATGAMWGIVGGILFTVLLIAISPNIMKIDPDTLTTGRHLIQANAIFPLENPGLISIPMGFLFAYIGTMIGAGRRNEAQDERDFEDMQFRAYTGAGTDGTVAAHD; from the coding sequence ATGACCTTCCTGCTCGCCGCGATCATCGTCGCTATCACCCTGGGCGTTACCTTCTGGGCCAGCGGGCGCAACACCAGCGCCGGGGACTTCTACGTGGCCGGGGGCCGCATCAGCGCCACGCAGAACGGCATCGCCATCGCCGGGGATTACATGAGCGCCGCCAGCTTCCTGGGCATCACCGGCCTGATCGCCCTGAACGGCTACGACGGCTTCATGTACTCGGTCGGGTGGTTCATCGCGTACCTGACCGTGCTGTTCATCGTGGCCGAACCGCTGCGCAACCTCGGCAAGTACACCCTGGCCGACATGCTGGTGTACCGCCTGAAAGACCCGCGCGTGCGCACCTACGCGGCCGTCAGCACCATCGTGATCAGCACTTTCTACATGATCGCGCAGGTCGTCGGGGCCGGCTCACTCATCAGCCTGCTCTCCAAGGGCGCCATCAGCGCGGACGTCGCCATTCCCCTCGTGGGCGTGCTGATGATCATCTACGTCGTCGTGGGCGGCATGCTCGCCACCACCTGGGTGCAGATCATCAAGGCCCTGCTGCTGATGTTCGCCACCATCGTCATGACTGTGCTGATCCTCAACCGTTTCGGCTGGAGCTTCTCGAACCTCCTCGGGCAGGTCGAGGCGAAGAACGGTGCGGAATTCCTCGGCGCCGGCGTGAAGTACAAGAACCCCATCGACCTGATCTCGCTGTGCCTCGCCCTCGTGCTCGGTACCGCAGGCCTCCCGCACATCCTGGTGCGCTTCTTCACGGTGCCCACCGCGCAGGACGCCCGCAAGAGCGTCGTGTGGGCCATGGTCCTGATCGGCGCGTTCTACGTCATGACCGCCTTCATGGGCAACGCCGCGAACGTCCTGCTCGGCAAGGACGCCATCGAGGCCGCCAACAAGGCTGGCAACATGGCCGCGCCCCTGCTGGCACAGGCGCTGTTCGGCGGTGAGGGCACCGTCGGCGGCGAGTTCGGACTGGCCTTCGTGACCGCCGTGGCCTTCGCCACCATCCTCGCGGTCGTCGCGGGCCTCACCATCAGCGCCAGCACCAGCTTCACGCACGACATCTACAACGGCGTCCTGAAAGGCGGACAGGCCAGCGAGAAGGATCAGTTCCGCGTGGCACGTCTGGCCACCGTCGCCGTCGGCATCGTAGCCATCATCCTGGGCCTGCTCGCCAAGACGCAGAACGTCGCATTCCTGGTCGCTCTGGCCTTCGCGCTGGCCGCCAGCGCCAACCTGCCGGTCATCCTGTTCACGCTGTTCTGGCGCAAGTTCAACGCCACCGGCGCCATGTGGGGCATCGTGGGCGGCATCCTGTTCACGGTGCTGCTGATCGCCATCAGCCCGAACATTATGAAGATCGACCCGGACACCCTGACGACCGGCCGCCACCTGATCCAGGCCAACGCCATCTTCCCGCTGGAGAACCCCGGCCTGATCAGCATCCCCATGGGCTTCCTGTTCGCGTACATCGGCACCATGATCGGCGCCGGCCGCCGCAACGAAGCGCAGGACGAACGCGACTTCGAGGACATGCAGTTCCGCGCCTACACCGGCGCCGGCACCGACGGCACCGTCGCCGCGCACGACTGA
- a CDS encoding 50S ribosomal protein L25/general stress protein Ctc yields MELNAKPRKSQEKLAEGMIPAIAYNKENNVSFAIDKKAFDRAFRTQSTTGLFDITVEGGETFPALVKAVQMDKRKRVPMHVDFYMVTYGEPVEVSVPVHTTGKSQGVVMGGLLDIVVHNLAIVAPGPRRIPQELVVDVTKLVIGDHVTAGQIALPEGCKLVGDADQVVISVLPPRLSDGEAAAEQEAAQVAGLVAAGEITESEAAAVLDGEVSLDEVKASSENAESTEEA; encoded by the coding sequence ATGGAACTGAACGCCAAACCCCGCAAGAGCCAGGAAAAACTGGCCGAAGGCATGATCCCCGCCATCGCCTACAACAAGGAGAACAACGTCTCCTTCGCCATCGACAAGAAGGCCTTCGACCGCGCCTTCCGCACCCAGAGCACCACCGGCCTGTTCGACATCACCGTCGAGGGCGGCGAGACCTTCCCCGCGCTGGTCAAGGCCGTGCAGATGGACAAGCGCAAGCGCGTGCCCATGCACGTCGACTTCTACATGGTCACCTACGGTGAGCCCGTCGAGGTCAGCGTGCCCGTGCACACCACCGGCAAGAGCCAGGGCGTCGTCATGGGCGGCCTGCTCGACATCGTCGTGCACAACCTGGCCATCGTGGCCCCCGGCCCCCGCCGCATCCCCCAGGAACTGGTGGTCGACGTGACCAAACTGGTCATCGGTGACCACGTCACCGCCGGTCAGATCGCCCTGCCCGAAGGCTGCAAGCTGGTCGGCGACGCCGATCAGGTCGTCATCAGCGTGCTGCCCCCCCGCCTCAGCGACGGCGAAGCCGCCGCCGAGCAGGAAGCGGCCCAGGTGGCCGGTCTGGTCGCCGCTGGCGAGATCACCGAGAGCGAAGCCGCCGCGGTCCTCGACGGCGAGGTCAGCCTCGACGAAGTCAAGGCCAGCAGCGAGAACGCCGAGAGCACCGAAGAAGCCTGA
- a CDS encoding DUF485 domain-containing protein: MTVSSVQPGQTTAPRNAAYQQLVAQRNSFTIIMTVTFLVLYFLLPVLAGYNKPLMATKVFGNVTFGYVLAFAEFAMGWIMAYVYIVKARTFDRLAEEAKR, translated from the coding sequence ATGACCGTATCCAGCGTTCAGCCCGGCCAGACCACCGCCCCGAGAAACGCCGCGTACCAGCAACTGGTCGCGCAGCGGAACTCCTTCACCATCATCATGACCGTCACGTTCCTGGTGCTGTACTTCCTGCTGCCCGTCCTGGCCGGATACAACAAACCCCTGATGGCCACCAAGGTCTTCGGGAACGTCACCTTCGGCTACGTGCTCGCGTTCGCCGAGTTCGCCATGGGCTGGATCATGGCGTACGTGTACATCGTCAAGGCCCGCACCTTCGACCGCCTGGCCGAAGAGGCCAAACGATGA
- the accB gene encoding acetyl-CoA carboxylase biotin carboxyl carrier protein has translation MNPDDLKKILDALSHADVREFSLKTGSFALDLRRGPQAMSGPAFSAPTGPAPTQAAPMPAPAPSAPAPTFDAPQAETPAAPQPAPEVAASAPAPAPSKGTPVKAPIVGTFYASSSPDAPAYVKVGDTVAAGQVLCIIEAMKLMNEIEAEMGGTVREILVKNAEPVEYGQTLFIIE, from the coding sequence ATGAACCCAGACGACCTCAAGAAAATCCTCGATGCCCTGAGCCACGCCGACGTACGCGAATTCAGCCTGAAGACCGGCAGCTTCGCCCTGGACCTGCGGCGCGGCCCGCAGGCCATGAGCGGCCCCGCCTTCAGCGCCCCCACCGGCCCCGCCCCCACGCAGGCCGCGCCCATGCCGGCCCCCGCGCCCAGCGCCCCGGCCCCCACCTTCGACGCGCCGCAGGCCGAAACGCCCGCCGCGCCACAGCCCGCCCCGGAAGTCGCCGCGAGCGCCCCGGCCCCCGCGCCCAGCAAGGGCACGCCGGTCAAGGCACCCATCGTGGGTACCTTCTACGCGTCCAGCAGCCCCGACGCGCCCGCCTACGTGAAAGTCGGGGATACCGTGGCCGCCGGACAGGTGCTGTGCATCATCGAGGCGATGAAACTCATGAACGAGATCGAGGCCGAGATGGGCGGCACGGTGCGCGAGATCCTCGTGAAAAACGCCGAACCCGTCGAATACGGCCAGACGCTGTTCATCATCGAATAA
- the efp gene encoding elongation factor P, translating to MISVTELRNGTKVEMDGGLWECLDYSHLKMGRGGAKVVTKFRNMESGAIVDRTFNSGEKLQDIYVEGKTMQYLYKDGEDFMFMDMETFEQVPLSPNLVGDAAKFMKENTEVDVAMYGEKALSITLPNQVILKIVETDPGLRGDTASGGTKPAKLETGATVQVPLFVEQDTMVKVDTRTGAYLSRA from the coding sequence ATGATCAGCGTTACTGAACTGCGCAACGGCACCAAAGTGGAAATGGACGGCGGCCTCTGGGAGTGCCTGGATTACTCGCACCTGAAGATGGGCCGCGGCGGCGCGAAGGTCGTCACGAAGTTCCGCAACATGGAGTCCGGCGCGATCGTGGACCGCACCTTCAACAGCGGTGAAAAACTGCAGGACATCTACGTGGAAGGCAAGACCATGCAGTACCTGTACAAGGACGGCGAGGACTTCATGTTCATGGACATGGAAACCTTCGAGCAGGTGCCGCTGTCTCCCAACCTGGTCGGCGACGCCGCCAAGTTCATGAAGGAGAACACCGAGGTCGACGTGGCCATGTACGGCGAGAAGGCCCTGAGCATCACCCTGCCCAACCAGGTGATCCTGAAGATCGTGGAGACCGATCCCGGCCTGCGCGGCGACACCGCCTCGGGCGGCACCAAGCCCGCCAAGCTGGAGACCGGCGCGACCGTGCAGGTGCCCCTGTTCGTGGAGCAGGACACCATGGTCAAGGTCGACACCCGGACCGGCGCTTACCTCAGCCGCGCCTGA
- a CDS encoding MFS transporter has protein sequence MTRVTALTRAASTYPTGFWVLWWGTLLNRLGEFVVPLLGFYLTAQGHLSVTQVSVILAMLGLGRFVSEGLSGPLTDRRGPAFTMILALSGGAVMILALSFARGFWWTAAGVLGFSLLSALYKPAASTAVAELTQGAQRTRAYNLLYWAINVGAATAPVLGGWLAGRSMRLLFWLDAATMAAFALLLALRYPRVPRTATLGAPRTRRLLPRDALLWQFCLASLLFGLTYQSYKLLAVVFAQEGFSAAQYGQVLAVNGALVVLLGLPLGHLIARSGHPRWQALGAALLGAGFLGHALAHTLWAHMLAVAVWTVGEIIAYGISKTIISELGPAAQRGTYIGLVGSMAGLATLIAPLLGGALLQTLGAGGMWTVIAGLALMATLLLLALEGRVRGRLSQRQKEEALV, from the coding sequence ATGACGCGCGTGACTGCCCTGACCCGCGCCGCCTCCACCTACCCGACCGGGTTCTGGGTGCTGTGGTGGGGCACGCTGCTCAACCGCCTGGGCGAGTTCGTGGTGCCGCTGCTGGGCTTCTACCTGACGGCGCAGGGGCACCTGAGCGTCACGCAGGTCAGCGTGATCCTGGCGATGCTGGGCCTGGGCCGCTTCGTGTCAGAGGGGCTCAGCGGGCCGCTGACCGACCGGCGCGGCCCGGCCTTCACCATGATCCTCGCTCTGAGCGGCGGGGCCGTCATGATCCTGGCCCTGTCGTTCGCGCGGGGGTTCTGGTGGACGGCAGCGGGTGTGCTGGGCTTCTCGCTGCTGTCGGCGCTGTACAAACCCGCCGCGAGCACCGCCGTGGCGGAACTCACGCAGGGCGCGCAGCGGACCCGCGCGTACAACCTGCTGTACTGGGCGATCAACGTCGGGGCCGCCACTGCGCCCGTGCTGGGCGGCTGGCTGGCCGGGCGGTCCATGCGGCTGCTGTTCTGGCTGGACGCCGCCACCATGGCCGCGTTCGCGCTGCTGCTCGCGCTGCGCTACCCCCGCGTGCCCCGCACCGCAACCCTCGGTGCCCCGCGCACCCGCCGCCTGCTGCCCAGGGACGCGCTGCTGTGGCAGTTCTGCCTCGCGTCGCTGCTGTTCGGCCTGACGTACCAGAGTTACAAGCTGCTGGCCGTGGTGTTCGCGCAGGAGGGGTTCAGTGCCGCGCAGTACGGACAGGTTCTCGCCGTGAACGGCGCGCTGGTCGTGCTACTGGGCCTGCCGCTGGGTCACCTGATCGCCCGCAGTGGTCACCCGCGCTGGCAGGCACTGGGTGCGGCGCTGCTGGGCGCAGGATTCCTGGGGCACGCCTTGGCGCACACCCTGTGGGCGCACATGCTGGCCGTCGCCGTCTGGACGGTGGGGGAGATCATCGCGTACGGCATCAGCAAGACCATCATCAGCGAACTGGGCCCCGCCGCACAGCGCGGCACGTACATCGGACTGGTGGGCAGCATGGCGGGCCTGGCCACCCTGATCGCCCCACTGCTGGGCGGCGCACTCCTGCAGACGCTGGGGGCGGGCGGGATGTGGACCGTGATTGCCGGTCTGGCGCTCATGGCCACCCTGCTGCTGCTGGCCCTGGAAGGCCGCGTGCGGGGCCGCCTGTCGCAGCGGCAGAAGGAAGAAGCCCTGGTGTGA
- the moaA gene encoding GTP 3',8-cyclase MoaA codes for MLVDQLGRPLRDLRISVTDRCNLRCTYCMPADVFGPDYAFLPRAELLSFEEIERLARAFVNLGVSKLRVTGGEPTLRRDLPDLIRRLSGIGGVQDIAMTTNGLLLPRMAADLKAAGLDRVTVSIDSLDPEVFGRMNGLGTHPQKVLDGIEAALTAGLGVKINTVVQRGVNDAGLRGLWLALRDLAPVRFIEFMDVGNHNGWNMDSVVPSREVLARLAGDDLHFTPVNPEYRGEVAARHTDGQGHEVGLISSVTAPFCGDCSRARISAVGTLYSCLFASGGTDLRGPMRGTPGQAALDDAGLEALIAGVWRERRDRYSEERGELTAASREARAGKVEMSHIGG; via the coding sequence ATGCTCGTCGACCAGTTGGGGCGTCCCCTCCGTGACCTGCGGATCAGTGTGACTGACCGCTGCAACCTGCGCTGCACATACTGCATGCCGGCTGACGTGTTCGGCCCGGATTACGCGTTCCTGCCCCGCGCCGAACTGCTGAGTTTCGAGGAGATCGAGCGGCTGGCGCGGGCCTTCGTGAACCTGGGGGTAAGTAAGCTGCGCGTCACGGGCGGCGAACCCACCCTGCGGCGCGACCTGCCGGACCTGATCAGGCGGCTCTCCGGTATCGGGGGCGTGCAGGACATCGCCATGACCACCAACGGGCTGCTGCTGCCGCGCATGGCGGCCGACCTGAAGGCGGCGGGTCTGGACCGCGTGACGGTCAGCATCGACAGCCTCGACCCGGAGGTGTTCGGGCGCATGAACGGCCTGGGCACGCATCCGCAGAAGGTGCTGGACGGCATCGAGGCGGCCCTGACGGCGGGCCTGGGCGTGAAGATCAACACGGTCGTGCAGCGCGGCGTGAACGACGCGGGCCTGCGCGGGCTGTGGCTGGCGCTGCGGGACCTGGCCCCGGTGCGCTTTATCGAGTTCATGGACGTGGGCAATCACAACGGCTGGAACATGGACAGTGTGGTGCCGTCCCGCGAGGTGCTGGCGCGGCTGGCGGGCGACGACCTGCACTTCACGCCGGTGAACCCGGAGTACCGGGGCGAGGTGGCCGCGCGCCACACGGACGGGCAGGGGCATGAGGTTGGCCTGATCAGTTCCGTGACCGCGCCGTTCTGCGGGGACTGCTCGCGGGCGCGGATCTCGGCGGTGGGTACGCTGTACTCGTGCCTGTTCGCGTCGGGCGGTACGGACCTGCGCGGCCCGATGCGGGGAACGCCGGGACAGGCGGCCCTGGATGACGCGGGGCTGGAGGCGCTGATTGCCGGGGTGTGGCGGGAGCGCCGCGACCGGTACAGTGAGGAGCGCGGGGAACTCACGGCGGCCAGCCGCGAGGCGCGTGCCGGGAAGGTCGAGATGTCCCATATCGGCGGGTAG
- the accC gene encoding acetyl-CoA carboxylase biotin carboxylase subunit, whose product MFKKILIANRGEIALRVIRTARELGVKTVVVYSTADEKSLPVLLADESVCVGPPASNQSYLNIPNILSAALMTGAEGIHPGYGFMAENPDFAEMCREHGIVFIGPTPESMRALGSKAGGREIAALSNVPVVPGTGVLEDTDAALLAAKQIGYPVLLKASAGGGGRGQKIIRTQDELAKGFAQAQEEARLYFGDPAIIMEKFLEEFRHVEVQVMGDGHGHVIHIGERDCSIQRRNQKLIEEAPSTLPDTLRQEILNAGVRLARHVNYAGAGTLEFIVDRDGNYYFMEMNTRIQVEHCVSEEISGLDFVKLQLEIAAGYGLNIQQEDVVLRGHAIECRLNAEDPDKDFRPAAGKIEDVHFAGGPGVRVDSHCYTGYVIPPHYDSLIGKLIVHHDTREQAISRMKRALEETVIQGPKTTIPLYVKIMDNPFYKRGAVMTNFLKTRMEM is encoded by the coding sequence ATGTTCAAGAAAATCCTGATCGCCAACCGCGGCGAGATTGCCCTGCGTGTGATCCGCACCGCGCGAGAACTGGGCGTGAAAACCGTCGTGGTGTACTCCACCGCCGACGAGAAGAGCCTGCCGGTCCTGCTGGCCGACGAGAGCGTGTGCGTCGGCCCGCCCGCCAGCAACCAGTCGTACCTGAACATTCCGAACATCCTGTCGGCCGCCCTGATGACCGGCGCCGAAGGCATTCACCCCGGGTATGGCTTCATGGCCGAGAACCCGGACTTCGCCGAGATGTGCCGCGAGCACGGCATCGTGTTCATCGGCCCCACCCCCGAAAGCATGCGCGCCCTCGGATCCAAGGCCGGCGGGCGCGAGATCGCCGCGCTGAGTAACGTACCCGTCGTACCCGGCACCGGCGTGCTGGAAGACACGGACGCCGCCCTGCTGGCCGCCAAACAGATTGGCTACCCGGTGCTGCTCAAGGCCAGCGCCGGCGGCGGCGGACGCGGCCAGAAGATCATCCGCACGCAGGACGAACTCGCCAAGGGCTTCGCGCAGGCGCAGGAAGAGGCGCGGCTGTACTTCGGTGACCCGGCCATCATCATGGAAAAATTCCTGGAGGAATTCCGGCACGTCGAGGTGCAGGTCATGGGCGACGGCCACGGCCACGTGATCCACATCGGCGAGCGCGACTGCTCCATCCAGCGGCGCAACCAGAAACTCATCGAGGAAGCCCCCAGCACCCTGCCGGACACGCTGCGCCAGGAAATCCTGAACGCCGGCGTGCGCCTCGCCAGGCACGTGAACTACGCCGGGGCCGGCACGCTGGAATTCATCGTGGACCGCGACGGCAACTACTACTTCATGGAGATGAACACCCGCATCCAGGTGGAACACTGCGTCTCCGAGGAAATCTCGGGCCTGGACTTCGTGAAACTGCAACTGGAAATCGCCGCCGGGTACGGCCTGAACATCCAGCAGGAAGACGTGGTGCTGCGCGGTCACGCCATCGAGTGCCGCCTAAACGCCGAAGACCCCGACAAGGACTTCCGCCCAGCCGCCGGGAAGATCGAGGACGTGCACTTCGCGGGCGGCCCCGGCGTGCGCGTGGACAGTCACTGCTACACCGGCTACGTGATCCCCCCGCACTACGACAGCCTGATCGGCAAACTGATCGTGCACCACGACACCCGCGAGCAGGCGATCAGCCGCATGAAACGCGCCCTGGAGGAGACGGTCATCCAGGGGCCCAAAACCACCATTCCGCTGTACGTGAAGATCATGGACAACCCGTTCTACAAACGCGGTGCGGTCATGACCAACTTCCTGAAAACCCGGATGGAGATGTAA
- the acs gene encoding acetate--CoA ligase: MTQSPSSTGTQTQPGPASDHIDALLHENRVIAPSDAFRERARYSTQDYDRLYRQSLDDPDTFWSGVAGELHWFTPWTQVLDWQPPHAQWFVGGQTNIAFNALDRNVARGLGDKRAVVWEGEDGEVRTFTYAELLREVKRAANALLALGVQAGDRVTLYLPLVPEAAIAMLACARIGAVHSVVFGGFSVSALADRITDAQSRVLITADAGQRRGALVNLKANADAAAALAPGLEKMLVVCRADCDAPMQEGRDVFWHDALNAASDDHEAQALDSEHPLFILYTSGSTGKPKGVQHTTGGYMVGTYLTTQAVFDLRDDDVYWCTADVGWITGHSYSVYGPLLNGATVVMYEGAPNHPDWGRFWDVVQKHRVTILYTAPTAIRAIMRQGDELPASRDLSSLRLLGSVGEPINPEAWMWYYRVIGGERCPVVDTWWQTETGSIMLTTLPGAHASKPGSAGLPMFGIEPAIMTHTGEELGPDDGGLLVIKRPWPSMLRTVYGDDERYRKTYWGEIEGVYFAGDGARRDRDGYITVTGRVDDVLNVSGHRLGTMEIESALVSHPSVSEAAVVGRPDDVKGECVVAFVLPQGDRTIDPAELRAHVSREIGALARPDAIYVADALPKTRSGKIMRRFLRQIAAGKEIQGDTSTLEDPGVLDRIAATDPV; the protein is encoded by the coding sequence ATGACCCAGTCCCCCAGTTCCACTGGCACCCAGACGCAGCCCGGCCCCGCCAGCGATCACATCGACGCCCTGCTGCACGAGAACCGCGTCATTGCGCCCAGCGACGCCTTCCGCGAGCGCGCCCGCTACTCCACGCAGGATTACGACCGCCTGTACCGCCAGAGCCTCGACGACCCGGACACCTTCTGGAGTGGCGTGGCCGGAGAGCTGCACTGGTTCACGCCCTGGACTCAGGTGCTCGACTGGCAGCCGCCGCACGCGCAGTGGTTCGTGGGCGGGCAGACGAACATCGCCTTCAACGCCCTGGACCGCAACGTGGCGCGCGGCCTGGGTGACAAGCGCGCGGTCGTCTGGGAAGGTGAGGACGGCGAGGTCCGCACCTTCACGTACGCAGAGCTGCTGCGCGAGGTCAAGCGGGCCGCGAACGCCCTGCTGGCCCTGGGCGTGCAGGCGGGCGACCGCGTGACCCTGTACCTGCCCCTGGTGCCCGAGGCGGCCATCGCCATGCTCGCCTGCGCCCGCATCGGGGCGGTGCATTCCGTGGTGTTCGGCGGGTTCTCGGTCAGCGCCCTGGCCGACCGCATCACCGACGCGCAGAGCCGCGTGCTGATCACCGCCGACGCCGGGCAGCGACGCGGCGCGCTGGTGAACCTCAAGGCGAACGCCGACGCCGCCGCCGCGCTCGCACCGGGCCTGGAGAAGATGCTGGTCGTGTGCCGCGCCGACTGCGACGCGCCCATGCAGGAGGGCCGCGACGTGTTCTGGCACGACGCCCTGAACGCCGCCAGCGACGACCACGAGGCGCAGGCACTGGACAGCGAACACCCGCTGTTCATCCTGTACACGTCCGGCAGTACCGGCAAACCCAAGGGCGTACAGCACACCACCGGCGGGTACATGGTCGGCACGTACCTGACCACCCAGGCCGTGTTCGACCTGCGTGACGACGACGTGTACTGGTGCACCGCCGACGTCGGCTGGATCACCGGCCACAGCTACAGCGTGTACGGCCCCCTGCTGAACGGCGCGACCGTCGTCATGTACGAGGGCGCGCCCAACCACCCGGACTGGGGCCGCTTCTGGGACGTCGTGCAGAAACACCGCGTGACCATCCTGTACACCGCGCCCACCGCCATCCGCGCCATCATGCGCCAGGGCGACGAACTCCCCGCCAGCCGCGACCTGAGCAGTCTGCGCCTGCTCGGCTCGGTCGGGGAACCCATCAACCCCGAAGCGTGGATGTGGTACTACCGCGTGATCGGCGGGGAGCGCTGCCCGGTCGTGGACACCTGGTGGCAGACCGAGACCGGCTCGATCATGCTGACCACCCTGCCCGGCGCGCACGCCAGCAAACCCGGCAGCGCGGGCCTGCCCATGTTCGGCATCGAGCCCGCCATCATGACCCACACGGGCGAGGAACTCGGCCCCGACGACGGCGGCCTGCTGGTCATCAAACGCCCCTGGCCCAGCATGCTGCGCACCGTGTACGGCGACGACGAACGCTACCGCAAAACCTACTGGGGTGAAATCGAGGGCGTGTACTTCGCCGGAGACGGCGCCCGCCGCGACAGGGATGGGTACATCACCGTCACGGGCCGCGTGGACGACGTACTGAACGTGAGCGGCCACCGCCTGGGCACCATGGAGATCGAATCGGCCCTCGTCTCTCATCCCAGCGTCTCCGAGGCCGCCGTCGTCGGCCGCCCCGACGACGTGAAAGGCGAGTGCGTCGTTGCGTTCGTCCTCCCGCAGGGCGACCGCACCATCGACCCCGCCGAACTCCGCGCGCACGTCAGCCGCGAGATCGGCGCGCTGGCCCGCCCCGACGCCATCTATGTCGCCGACGCCCTGCCCAAGACCCGTAGCGGCAAGATCATGCGCCGCTTCCTGCGCCAGATCGCCGCCGGCAAAGAAATTCAGGGCGACACGAGTACGCTGGAAGACCCCGGCGTGCTGGACCGCATCGCCGCCACCGACCCCGTGTAA